From Quercus lobata isolate SW786 chromosome 11, ValleyOak3.0 Primary Assembly, whole genome shotgun sequence:
caattttttttattataaattaggTGCATCTgagtttgttttctttcttttcaggaaTTAGAAGTATATGCCCCGATTTAAATTAGAGTAGACACTCTTTGATCCGAAATTGAAAGAACCTTACGTCAgctcaagaaagaaaagaaggaggCCAACACATCTTTATCTAATATGGCTGATCAAGAGCAAAAGGCGTTAAGAGATTATGCTATGTCCTCGGTAAATGGAGCTACATCGAGCATAAGGAGGCCAGCCATACAAGTCAATAATTTTGAGATCAAGCCGGCCATCATTCAGATGATACAGCAGACTGTCCAGTTCAGGGGGCTGTCACAAGAGGATCCTAATGTCCATATTGCAAATTTCTTGGAGATTTGTGATTCTTTTAAACATAATGGAGTGACAGATGATGCGATTCGACTAAGGCTTTTTCCCTTCTCACTTTGGGATAAAGCAAAAGTTTGGTTGAATTCTTTGCCACATGGCATCATTACTACGTGGGAGGAGttggcacaaaaatttttagcaaaatatttCCCTCCCGCAAAGACAGCAAGTTAAGGAATGATATCACCACCTTCATCCAATTTGAGGGTGAATCATTATATGAAGCATGGGAGAGGTACAAAGATTTATTGCGAAGGTGTCCTCATCATGACCTTCCAGCATGGCTTCAACTGCAAACATTCTACAATGGTCTAGGAGCTACAAACAAATCTATGGTTGATGCAGAAGCCGGTGGAGCTTTAATGAGTAAAACTCATGAGGCAGTCTATGAACTTTTGGAAGAATTGGCATCCAACAACTATCAATGGCCTACAGAAAGAGCAATGCCAAGAAGGACAGCTGGAGTTTTAGAACTTGATTCTATTACCTCATTGGCAGACAAATGGCAACTTTGTCTCAACAACTAGGTAAAATTAATGTTAATGCTATTCAAACTAATGTTGTTTGTGATCATTGTGCAGGAAATCATTCAAGTTTCGACTGCCAAATGGGAAATCCTTTTGCCCAATCGAGTTATGGACAAGCAAATTACGTGTCAAATTTTCAACGTCAAAATAATCCATACTCAAACACATACAATCCTGGATGGAGGAATCACCCCAACTTCTCATGGAGCAATAACCAAGGGCTGGCTAAACCACCTCAGCAATTTCCACAGCAAGAGAAGAAGCCGACACTTGAGGACATGTTCATGCAGTACATACAGAAGACAGACGTGGCGATCCAAAACAACTCAGCTTCAATTCGTAATCTTGAGGTGCAGATCGGCCAGCTCTTAAGCATGCTCACAGAAAGAACTGCAGGAACTTTGCCAAGCAACACTGTCACCAATCCGAAAGAACATGTAAAGGCAATATCATTGAGAAGTGGACAAACATATGAGGAGCCAAAAGTAACAAATGCCAAAGAAAATGAAGCTGTGGAtaagttaaatgggccaaaatagtcggttaagtgaagcctaaaaatctgggattttctccaaaatggaattcaacttgtaataggattccttgacctatttaaaggctctttagggtaAAATTCAGGGAGGCCAGTGCTAGGGTTGCAGGTGCCGCATTTGAAGAATTTTCTTTGGAGTCTTTCTAAGGACAAAGGGGCGCCGCTTCATGTTGATCAACCAATTCCCATGAAACacataagttttatttgttttcttttcaatttcattatgaactaaattttattttctagagcgTTGATGTAGTCTAGCAATGAACacacaatttatattttgagttattttattttcaatatttccatgattgagtgtttaattcttattcttaatgCTTAATATTTCTTTTCACAAATTATTGATTGATCAATTGAACGACAATGAGACTGAGAGctgatttgttattttagttctagAATTAAACACCATTAGTTGAGCGAAAGTAGAGATGCTTTACCACGATTAGTgtgatt
This genomic window contains:
- the LOC115966405 gene encoding uncharacterized protein LOC115966405; this encodes MADQEQKALRDYAMSSVNGATSSIRRPAIQVNNFEIKPAIIQMIQQTVQFRGLSQEDPNVHIANFLEICDSFKHNGVTDDAIRLRLFPFSLWDKAKVCKLRNDITTFIQFEGESLYEAWERYKDLLRRCPHHDLPAWLQLQTFYNGLGATNKSMVDAEAGGALMSKTHEAVYELLEELASNNYQWPTERAMPRRTAGVLELDSITSLADKWQLCLNN